From one Mya arenaria isolate MELC-2E11 chromosome 4, ASM2691426v1 genomic stretch:
- the LOC128232022 gene encoding vacuole membrane protein 1-like isoform X1, with the protein MLNKLTQEEIQSWTAAQLRAQLKKRKLGTNGKKNELVARLMESEKTMKKSKTKARQRKHDDAASSGDRDLNGSVSDKKQDEKQREMDKQERESIVLWRSPVRTIRYFFLEASVLLYLLGKRLYNRKKAVALCVLISLILLAVYHVEGAHQETVGSVEKTFLWCAYWVGLGILSSVGLGTGLHTFLLYLGPHIAAVTLAAYECMSTDFPEPPYPTQIVCPDDEGHQYISMWKIISKVRLESFMWGAGTAIGELPPYFMARAARLSGADIDDDDFEELEELIHEKKDHPEEMSFLEKAKLSIHNLVQRVGFFGILLCASIPNPLFDLAGITCGHFLIPFWTFFGATLIGKAIIKMHIQKLFVIFLFSEHHVETVVSLIGKLPKYGPVLQTPFKEYLRVQKEKLHHKPGSSSHKESGNVLAWIFEKVVIVMVAYFLLSIINSMAQNYHKRQCKTKRLLSR; encoded by the exons ATGTTGAATAAGTTGACACAAGAGGAAATACAAAGTTGGACAGCCGCACAGTTACGTGCTCAATTAAAAAAGCGTAAACTAGGAACAAAtggaaagaaaaatgaattg GTGGCAAGATTAATGGAATCtgagaaaacaatgaaaaaatcaaaaacaaaagcaaGACAGCGCAAACATGATGATGCTGCTAGCTCAGGTGATAGGGATCTAAATGGAAGTGTAAGTGACAAAAAACAAGACGAAAAACAACGTGAGATGGACAAACAAGAGCGAGAGTCTATAGTCCTGTGGCGGTCCCCAGTGAGGACTATCAGATATTTCTTTCTGGAGGCCAGTGTACTGCTGTATTTGTTAGGGAAAAG ATTGTACAACAGAAAGAAGGCTGTTGCCTTGTGTGTGTTGATTTCGCTGATACTGTTGGCAGTATATCATGTGGAGGGAGCCCACCAGGAG ACTGTGGGGAGTGTGGAAAAGACATTTCTGTGGTGCGCATACTGGGTCGGGCTGGGCATCCTCTCCTCCGTCGGACTTGGGACTGGCCTCCATACATTCCTACTTTACCTG GGTCCTCACATAGCAGCAGTAACATTGGCAGCGTATGAATGTATGTCCACAGACTTCCCTGAACCTCCATACCCCACACA AATTGTGTGTCCGGATGATGAGGGCCATCAATACATCTCCATGTGGAAGATCATCAGTAAGGTTCGGCTGGAGTCATTCATGTGGGGGGCGGGCACAGCCATTGGGGAGCTACCCCCATACTTCATGGCACGCGCTGCCCGTCTATCTGGGGCAGacattgatgatgatgactttGAGGAACTCGAAGAGCTTATTCATGAGAAGAAAGATCACCCAGAAGAAATG AGTTTTTTGGAGAAGGCAAAGTTGTCCATCCACAATCTAGTCCAGCGAGTGGGCTTCTTTGGTATTCTGCTGTGTGCATCT atACCCAACCCACTGTTTGATCTGGCGGGCATCACCTGTGGGCACTTCCTCATTCCATTCTGGACTTTCTTTGGAGCCACTCTCATTGGAAAGGCcattatcaaaatgcatatacaG aaattatttgtGATATTCCTGTTTAGTGAACATCATGTAGAGACTGTAGTCAGCTTAATAGG TAAGCTGCCGAAGTATGGTCCAGTGTTACAAACCCCATTTAAGGAGTATCTCAGAGTACAGAAGGAGAAGCTCCATCACAAACCAGGCTCCTCCTCTCATAAG GAATCTGGGAATGTGTTGGCATGGATATTTGAGAAGGTTGTGATAGTGATGGTGGCCTACTTCCTTCTCTCCATCATCAACTCCATGGCACAGAACTACCACAAGAGACAGTGTAAAACCAAGAGGCTACTCAGCAGATAG
- the LOC128232022 gene encoding vacuole membrane protein 1-like isoform X2, which translates to MESEKTMKKSKTKARQRKHDDAASSGDRDLNGSVSDKKQDEKQREMDKQERESIVLWRSPVRTIRYFFLEASVLLYLLGKRLYNRKKAVALCVLISLILLAVYHVEGAHQETVGSVEKTFLWCAYWVGLGILSSVGLGTGLHTFLLYLGPHIAAVTLAAYECMSTDFPEPPYPTQIVCPDDEGHQYISMWKIISKVRLESFMWGAGTAIGELPPYFMARAARLSGADIDDDDFEELEELIHEKKDHPEEMSFLEKAKLSIHNLVQRVGFFGILLCASIPNPLFDLAGITCGHFLIPFWTFFGATLIGKAIIKMHIQKLFVIFLFSEHHVETVVSLIGKLPKYGPVLQTPFKEYLRVQKEKLHHKPGSSSHKESGNVLAWIFEKVVIVMVAYFLLSIINSMAQNYHKRQCKTKRLLSR; encoded by the exons ATGGAATCtgagaaaacaatgaaaaaatcaaaaacaaaagcaaGACAGCGCAAACATGATGATGCTGCTAGCTCAGGTGATAGGGATCTAAATGGAAGTGTAAGTGACAAAAAACAAGACGAAAAACAACGTGAGATGGACAAACAAGAGCGAGAGTCTATAGTCCTGTGGCGGTCCCCAGTGAGGACTATCAGATATTTCTTTCTGGAGGCCAGTGTACTGCTGTATTTGTTAGGGAAAAG ATTGTACAACAGAAAGAAGGCTGTTGCCTTGTGTGTGTTGATTTCGCTGATACTGTTGGCAGTATATCATGTGGAGGGAGCCCACCAGGAG ACTGTGGGGAGTGTGGAAAAGACATTTCTGTGGTGCGCATACTGGGTCGGGCTGGGCATCCTCTCCTCCGTCGGACTTGGGACTGGCCTCCATACATTCCTACTTTACCTG GGTCCTCACATAGCAGCAGTAACATTGGCAGCGTATGAATGTATGTCCACAGACTTCCCTGAACCTCCATACCCCACACA AATTGTGTGTCCGGATGATGAGGGCCATCAATACATCTCCATGTGGAAGATCATCAGTAAGGTTCGGCTGGAGTCATTCATGTGGGGGGCGGGCACAGCCATTGGGGAGCTACCCCCATACTTCATGGCACGCGCTGCCCGTCTATCTGGGGCAGacattgatgatgatgactttGAGGAACTCGAAGAGCTTATTCATGAGAAGAAAGATCACCCAGAAGAAATG AGTTTTTTGGAGAAGGCAAAGTTGTCCATCCACAATCTAGTCCAGCGAGTGGGCTTCTTTGGTATTCTGCTGTGTGCATCT atACCCAACCCACTGTTTGATCTGGCGGGCATCACCTGTGGGCACTTCCTCATTCCATTCTGGACTTTCTTTGGAGCCACTCTCATTGGAAAGGCcattatcaaaatgcatatacaG aaattatttgtGATATTCCTGTTTAGTGAACATCATGTAGAGACTGTAGTCAGCTTAATAGG TAAGCTGCCGAAGTATGGTCCAGTGTTACAAACCCCATTTAAGGAGTATCTCAGAGTACAGAAGGAGAAGCTCCATCACAAACCAGGCTCCTCCTCTCATAAG GAATCTGGGAATGTGTTGGCATGGATATTTGAGAAGGTTGTGATAGTGATGGTGGCCTACTTCCTTCTCTCCATCATCAACTCCATGGCACAGAACTACCACAAGAGACAGTGTAAAACCAAGAGGCTACTCAGCAGATAG
- the LOC128232419 gene encoding sodium- and chloride-dependent glycine transporter 2-like isoform X1 has protein sequence MESPDTISVSNGHQQQSKTVKFSSTLSTYMTLLGYSLGFSDIWRFPFLAYRNGGGAFLIPFVIMTFVCGVPLYFLEYTISKFSGRGPYQVWDFCPLLRGVGITVSFAYFLYIVGTSIFRCWLYEFAYYSFYNPIPFTSCNNPWNTNTCRNESTIKLYSGSSMVNMNMSTVSVMYVENDVSTSKIEIPIMSAAEEFWQFQALKLSTGIDDYSHIIWKYVLVMFVFRIIVSLTVVKSIKTIEKVMYVTLSFPILFSIALFIRSMLLPGSSDGVYYYFYPNFAKLLNPRIWIEATLMVFYTLAFGWGAIMVMGSHASFRDNSYRTAIVCTFVDVGIAIFNGMVCFSVLGNMAHTYGIPITEVINAGFSTGLVSYITALSTLPLPQLWTFLFILSGVLSGMEAQMIPIEMVIQLIGDLFPRLKAGFRIPTLIGITVVMFFLSLPTCTGAGAYLFLLVDWYAGTWTGTIVALFEVISISWVYGLDRFSEDIHVMLGRPLHAVFRWLLAFISPATVLVIFFMSCVEYVPPNYGSYHYPGYAQAIGWGMVVIAVVPVFGYAVLNIYRAKGTVTQRISSLCRPTDTWGPCGDGMDCNYRKNKIKYSERTFWDLFYFNVFGRYPKKSAMKLMLEHELAVLRSENNVFA, from the exons ATGGAATCCCCGGATACCATCAGCGTATCGAATGGACATCAGCAGCAAAGCAAGACCGTGAAATTCTCATCCACTCTCAGCACGTACATGACCTTGCTAGGATATTCACTGGGATTTTCTGACATTTGGAGATTTCCGTTCCTGGCCTACAGGAATGGCGGAG GAGCGTTTCTGATACCGTTCGTTATTATGACTTTCGTTTGCGGAGTGCCACTATATTTCCTAGAATACACGATATCAAAGTTTTCTGGAAGAGGGCCATACCAAGTATGGGACTTTTGTCCCTTACTCAGAG GAGTGGGGATTACCGTTTCGTTTGCctactttttatatatagtcGGTACAAGCATCTTTCGTTGTTGGCTATATGAGTTTGCCTATTATTCTTTCTACAATCCAATTCCATTTACATCCTGCAATAACCCATGGAACACAAACACCTGCAGAAATGAATCAACTATCAAACTCTACAGTGGATCTTCTATGGTGAACATGAACATGAGTACCGTGTCAGTCATGTACGTGGAGAATGATGTCAGTACATCCAAGATCGAGATACCAATAATGTCCGCTGCTGAGGAGTTTTGGCA GTTCCAAGCTTTGAAACTATCAACAGGTATCGACGATTATTCACATATTATATGGAAATACGTCCTCGTGATGTTTGTCTTTCGAATAATTGTGTCGTTAACTGTCGTCAAGAGTATAAAAACCATAGAAAAG GTAATGTACGTCACTCTTTCATTCCCGATCCTGTTTTCTATAGCGTTGTTCATCCGCTCTATGTTATTGCCTGGATCATCAGATGGAGTATATTACTATTTCTACCCCAACTTTGCAAAGCTTTTGAACCCTAGg atttGGATAGAGGCAACCTTGATGGTGTTCTACACACTCGCCTTTGGATGGGGAGCGATTATGGTAATGGGATCACATGCCTCATTTCGTGATAATAGCTACAG GACAGCTATTGTTTGTACTTTCGTGGACGTAGGAATTGCGATTTTTAACGGAATGGTTTGCTTCTCCGTTCTGGGCAACATGGCTCACACTTACGGGATCCCTATCACCGAGGTGATCAATGCAG GGTTTTCCACTGGTTTGGTATCGTACATTACAGCCCTCAGCACTTTGCCTTTGCCTCAGCTttggacatttttatttatattgtcagGAGTCTTGTCTGGAATGGAAGCACAG ATGATTCCGATAGAGATGGTGATTCAGCTAATTGGAGACTTGTTCCCGAGACTGAAGGCTGGGTTCCGCATTCCCACCTTGATTGGCATAACTGTTGTAATGTTTTTCCTATCACTTCCAACATGCACAGGA GCCGGAGCGTACCTTTTCTTGCTGGTAGACTGGTACGCAGGAACATGGACGGGAACAATTGTTGCTTTATTTGAGGTTATATCTATTTCTTGGGTATATG GTTTGGATCGTTTTAGTGAAGATATACATGTTATGTTGGGTCGTCCTCTCCATGCAGTGTTTCGGTGGCTCCTCGCTTTCATTTCGCCTGCAACTGTGTTG GTTATATTTTTCATGAGTTGTGTGGAGTATGTTCCCCCTAACTACGGGTCGTATCATTACCCTGGTTACGCACAAGCTATTGGGTGGGGAATGGTTGTAATCGCCGTGGTCCCGGTATTCGGCTACGCTGTTCTCAATATCTACCGGGCCAAAGGCACCGTTACTCAG AGAATCAGTTCCCTGTGTAGACCCACCGACACGTGGGGACCATGCGGGGATGGAATGGATTGCAACTACAGGAAGAACAAAATCAAATACTCGGAGAGAACATTCTGGGATCTGTTCTACTTCAATGTGTTTGGTCGATATCCAAAGAAATCTGCCATGAAATTAATGTTAGAACACGAACTGGCTGTTCTTAGATCTGAGAATAATGTGTTTGCGTAA
- the LOC128232419 gene encoding sodium- and chloride-dependent glycine transporter 2-like isoform X2, whose amino-acid sequence MTFVCGVPLYFLEYTISKFSGRGPYQVWDFCPLLRGVGITVSFAYFLYIVGTSIFRCWLYEFAYYSFYNPIPFTSCNNPWNTNTCRNESTIKLYSGSSMVNMNMSTVSVMYVENDVSTSKIEIPIMSAAEEFWQFQALKLSTGIDDYSHIIWKYVLVMFVFRIIVSLTVVKSIKTIEKVMYVTLSFPILFSIALFIRSMLLPGSSDGVYYYFYPNFAKLLNPRIWIEATLMVFYTLAFGWGAIMVMGSHASFRDNSYRTAIVCTFVDVGIAIFNGMVCFSVLGNMAHTYGIPITEVINAGFSTGLVSYITALSTLPLPQLWTFLFILSGVLSGMEAQMIPIEMVIQLIGDLFPRLKAGFRIPTLIGITVVMFFLSLPTCTGAGAYLFLLVDWYAGTWTGTIVALFEVISISWVYGLDRFSEDIHVMLGRPLHAVFRWLLAFISPATVLVIFFMSCVEYVPPNYGSYHYPGYAQAIGWGMVVIAVVPVFGYAVLNIYRAKGTVTQRISSLCRPTDTWGPCGDGMDCNYRKNKIKYSERTFWDLFYFNVFGRYPKKSAMKLMLEHELAVLRSENNVFA is encoded by the exons ATGACTTTCGTTTGCGGAGTGCCACTATATTTCCTAGAATACACGATATCAAAGTTTTCTGGAAGAGGGCCATACCAAGTATGGGACTTTTGTCCCTTACTCAGAG GAGTGGGGATTACCGTTTCGTTTGCctactttttatatatagtcGGTACAAGCATCTTTCGTTGTTGGCTATATGAGTTTGCCTATTATTCTTTCTACAATCCAATTCCATTTACATCCTGCAATAACCCATGGAACACAAACACCTGCAGAAATGAATCAACTATCAAACTCTACAGTGGATCTTCTATGGTGAACATGAACATGAGTACCGTGTCAGTCATGTACGTGGAGAATGATGTCAGTACATCCAAGATCGAGATACCAATAATGTCCGCTGCTGAGGAGTTTTGGCA GTTCCAAGCTTTGAAACTATCAACAGGTATCGACGATTATTCACATATTATATGGAAATACGTCCTCGTGATGTTTGTCTTTCGAATAATTGTGTCGTTAACTGTCGTCAAGAGTATAAAAACCATAGAAAAG GTAATGTACGTCACTCTTTCATTCCCGATCCTGTTTTCTATAGCGTTGTTCATCCGCTCTATGTTATTGCCTGGATCATCAGATGGAGTATATTACTATTTCTACCCCAACTTTGCAAAGCTTTTGAACCCTAGg atttGGATAGAGGCAACCTTGATGGTGTTCTACACACTCGCCTTTGGATGGGGAGCGATTATGGTAATGGGATCACATGCCTCATTTCGTGATAATAGCTACAG GACAGCTATTGTTTGTACTTTCGTGGACGTAGGAATTGCGATTTTTAACGGAATGGTTTGCTTCTCCGTTCTGGGCAACATGGCTCACACTTACGGGATCCCTATCACCGAGGTGATCAATGCAG GGTTTTCCACTGGTTTGGTATCGTACATTACAGCCCTCAGCACTTTGCCTTTGCCTCAGCTttggacatttttatttatattgtcagGAGTCTTGTCTGGAATGGAAGCACAG ATGATTCCGATAGAGATGGTGATTCAGCTAATTGGAGACTTGTTCCCGAGACTGAAGGCTGGGTTCCGCATTCCCACCTTGATTGGCATAACTGTTGTAATGTTTTTCCTATCACTTCCAACATGCACAGGA GCCGGAGCGTACCTTTTCTTGCTGGTAGACTGGTACGCAGGAACATGGACGGGAACAATTGTTGCTTTATTTGAGGTTATATCTATTTCTTGGGTATATG GTTTGGATCGTTTTAGTGAAGATATACATGTTATGTTGGGTCGTCCTCTCCATGCAGTGTTTCGGTGGCTCCTCGCTTTCATTTCGCCTGCAACTGTGTTG GTTATATTTTTCATGAGTTGTGTGGAGTATGTTCCCCCTAACTACGGGTCGTATCATTACCCTGGTTACGCACAAGCTATTGGGTGGGGAATGGTTGTAATCGCCGTGGTCCCGGTATTCGGCTACGCTGTTCTCAATATCTACCGGGCCAAAGGCACCGTTACTCAG AGAATCAGTTCCCTGTGTAGACCCACCGACACGTGGGGACCATGCGGGGATGGAATGGATTGCAACTACAGGAAGAACAAAATCAAATACTCGGAGAGAACATTCTGGGATCTGTTCTACTTCAATGTGTTTGGTCGATATCCAAAGAAATCTGCCATGAAATTAATGTTAGAACACGAACTGGCTGTTCTTAGATCTGAGAATAATGTGTTTGCGTAA